One Tolypothrix bouteillei VB521301 DNA window includes the following coding sequences:
- a CDS encoding DUF4058 family protein yields the protein MYGLVTVIRLPTNRTPIPLRNPDPNAVLNLQAALNAIYDEAGYDLSIDYTQAPPPPAFNGEDIEWIDLQIQSSL from the coding sequence ACTGGTTACCGTGATTCGGTTGCCAACGAATCGCACTCCCATTCCTCTTCGCAATCCAGATCCAAATGCCGTTCTCAACCTGCAAGCTGCCCTAAATGCAATTTACGATGAAGCAGGATATGATTTATCTATAGATTACACTCAAGCTCCACCACCACCAGCCTTTAATGGTGAAGATATCGAATGGATCGACCTACAAATTCAATCGTCTCTATAG